Proteins from one Palaemon carinicauda isolate YSFRI2023 chromosome 26, ASM3689809v2, whole genome shotgun sequence genomic window:
- the LOC137619841 gene encoding uncharacterized protein, with the protein MIKYEENEKQRAHELELQKIRGATSNPSHVTVAVDTTRPLPFCDTDDITAYLVRFEKVAVSLNWERKSWSVQLASLLRGKALDIYTSLSDDVTSDYASLKEALLKGFKKTSDWYRTAFKTAKMDSKSTYEQYLNMLFRNFDLWINSLSVTKDYEVLRNIIVCDQFMSTLPKEMRLFLKERKPRTPEDYSSLADTYASAHKCYPKDEQKSFRHNANLSSSSDKISASEKPEKTSSSRPGKIACYGCGQSGHISRNCPNKVPKKKSESSLEIGQVLDNTGVCGPMVCGIVNGVTVSTILRDTEPFDISIDHESFLREQQNCKALKYAREMSQSGDVKRCKNGLQYEFVMRNGLLYRKIQKCKKPQLLGKEQVAIDLVGPISPPSEAGHRYILTMVDYASSFPEAVALKNITSEDIAEALISIFSRVGVPKEILSDRGPQFRSELMLQVHKLLGVKPLFSTPYHPAANGRIERQHQILKSILKKICVQKDDLRNLCQKYKHVFSDKPGKTSLQEHNIKIKTTEPFVRKYYPIPAHLTKDFDDEVQSLLDLGIIEQSSSNYSYPALLVKKKEGNYRLVVDFRTLSAITDFDCEPMPSFEQDLHKFTDFMYITELDICKAYHQIPLTPESRKYTAFSTNLGLMQYVRLPFGLSTACATYIRLMRQVLKGLSFVVCYFDNIFIVSKDWKIHMADLETVILRLQEAGLTAKPGKCFLGYEEIQYLGYVINKRGIFPQQDKIGAILDMPAPTTKKQLRSFIGSVNFYGRFIPNLSDKLIHLTKFLKKGSSEKFNFDEDALCKFNELKSCLTSPPILQVPDLNNIFCLRTDASSTEGNPNSEMVRDKGREETEVALSKMKKGKATELDEILVEVWKCLEEFGVYMPFEKGLEITGYGKRPRLEKSSFDL; encoded by the exons atgattaaatacgaagaaaatgaaaagcagagggcACACGAACTTGAATTGCAAAAGATCAGAGGAGCAACATCTAACCCTAGCCATGTAACAGTTGCTGTGGATACTACTAGACCTCTTCCATTTTGTGATACTGATGATATCACCGCATACCTAGTAAGGTTTGAAAAGGTAGCAGTTTCTCTCAACTGGGAGCGGAAATCTTGGTCAGTTCAGTTGGCATCACTTTTAAGAGGTAAGGCATTAGATATCTACACGTCGCTCTCAGATGATGTTACCAGTGACTATGCATCATTGAAGGAAgctcttttgaaaggattcaagaagactagtgactggtacaggacagcgtttaaaactgcaaaaatggaTTCCAAGAGCACATATGAACAATATTTGAATATGTTATTTCGAAATTTTGACTTATGGATAAATAGTCTTAGTGTAACGAAAGACTACGAAGTTTTGAGAAACATTATAGTCTGTGATCAGTTCATGTCTACTTTACCTAAGGAAATGCGTCTTTTTCTTAAGGAGCGTAAACCTAGAACTCCAGAGGATTATTCATCATTGGCAGACACATATGCTTCAGCACACAAATGTTATCCTAAAGATGAGCAGAAGTCCTTTAGGCATAATGCGAATTTATCTAGTTCCAGTGACAAGATCAGTGCGAGTGAGAAACCAGAGAAAACTAGTTCGTCACGTCCTGGTAAGATTGCATGTTACGGTTGTGGTCAGAGTGGACATATTTCGAGAAACTGTCCTAACAAGGTACCCAAAAAGAAATCTGAATCTTCTCTTGAGATAGGTCAAGTTCTGGATAACACTGGAGTATGTGGACCTATGGTATGTGGAATAGTGAATGGTGTTACAGTATCTACAATACTTAGAGATACAG AACCATTTGATATATCCATTGATCATGAATCTTTTCTTAGAGAACAGCAGAATTGCAAAGCTTTGAAATATGCAAGAGAAATGAGTCAGTCTGGAGATGTCAAACGTTGCAAGAATGGTTTGCAGTACGAGTTCGTGATGAGAAATGGACTTCTctacaggaaaatacagaaatgtaaaaagcctcagttactgggaaaggaaca AGTTGCTATTGACTTAGTGGGCCCGATTTCTCCTCCTAGTGAAGCAGGGCATAGATATATTCTGACTATGGTAGATTATGCTTCAAGCTTCCCGGAAGCAGTcgctttgaagaacataacatctgaagacattgcagaagccttaatatctattttttccagagTGGGAGTGCCGAAAGAAATTCTTTCTGACAGAGGACCACAATTTCGATCAGAACTTATGTTGCAAGTACACAAGTTATTAGGAGTCAAACCTCTTTTCAGTACCCCCTAtcatcctgctgccaatggaagaatagaaaggcaacaccagattttaaagagtatattgaagaaaatat GTGTACAGAAAGACGATCTTCGTAACTTATGTCAGAAGTACAAACATGTATTTTCAGATAAACcaggtaaaacttctttacaagagcataatattaagattaagactACTGAACCCTTTGTTCGTAAATATTATCCAATTCCAGCTCATTTAACTAAGGATTTCGATGACGAAGTACAAAGTTTGCTTGATCTTGGAATAATAGAGCAATCATCTTCTAATTATTCATATCCTGCATTGCTTGTCAAAAAGAAAGAAGGTAACTACAGATTGGTTGTTGATTTTAGAACTTTGAGTGCAATTACAGATTTTGATTGTGAGCCCATGCCAAGCTTTGAGCAAGATCTTCATAAGTTTACAGATTTTATGTACATTACAGAACTTGATATCTGCAAAGCATATCATCAGATTCCTCTAACACCAGAAAGTCGCAAGTATACAGCTTTTTCAACTAATCTTGGACTAATGCAatatgtaagattaccttttggccttagcacAGCTTGTGCTACGTATATTAGATTAATGAGGCAAGTATTGAAAGGTCTTTCTTTTGTAGTTTGCtattttgataatatctttatTGTATCCAAAGACTGGAAAATTCATATGGCAGATTTGGAAACAGTCATATTGCGACTGCAAGAAGCAGGATTAACTGCTAAACCAGGAAAGTGTTTCCTCGGTTATGAAGAGATACAATATTTAGGATATGTAATCAACAAAAGGGGTATTTTTCCTCAACAGGATAAAATTGGAGCTATTTTGGATATGCCTGCTCCCACTACCAAGAAACAGTTACGAAGCTTTATTGGATCTGTAAATTTTTATGGTagatttattccaaatttgtcagataaactaattcatcttacgaagtttttgaagaagggtagttcagaaaaatttaattttgatgaagATGCATTGTGCAAATTTAATGAACTGAAATCTTGTCTAACTTCTCCTCCGATTCTTCAGGTGCCTGATctaaataacattttctgtttaagaacggatgcatcgtctacag